A genomic stretch from Chitinophaga agri includes:
- a CDS encoding LA_2272 family surface repeat-containing protein: MYRKVSFLFVLTFLCPILSFSQHTSDSCHWIFNNYLSLGSARAGLGVGNAAVYTGIRINALNYKVKRTNILDISVCDRLEWMGPPATHVANGISLCASISVLEKNNGISAACLAEVALHENGIAVAPFVLSDKINGLGVAALGMIDTLNGLSLSLVTKGIFPDTAQLISRVNGVAIAAIAIRLGKIHGMTIAPINRTDCHNGLSVGVYNEADKQNGMQLGLLNISAAHNGVSIGICNQTNKLKGVQFGLINIVENNPKGFRMLPFFNMHLRS; this comes from the coding sequence ATGTATAGAAAAGTATCTTTTTTGTTTGTGTTGACCTTTTTGTGTCCCATATTGTCATTTAGTCAACACACGTCCGATTCATGCCATTGGATTTTTAATAATTATCTCAGCCTTGGAAGCGCTCGTGCCGGCCTTGGTGTCGGTAATGCAGCAGTATATACCGGCATTAGAATTAACGCGCTCAACTACAAAGTGAAACGGACGAATATACTCGATATCAGTGTTTGTGATCGTTTGGAATGGATGGGACCACCCGCCACGCATGTGGCAAACGGTATATCATTGTGTGCGAGTATTTCTGTGCTGGAAAAGAATAATGGTATTTCCGCCGCATGCCTCGCTGAGGTGGCGCTGCATGAAAATGGTATCGCCGTAGCTCCGTTTGTTCTTAGTGATAAAATAAATGGATTGGGGGTAGCTGCTTTAGGTATGATTGATACTTTGAACGGTCTCTCGCTCTCGCTCGTCACTAAGGGTATCTTTCCGGATACGGCTCAGCTGATCAGCCGCGTAAATGGTGTCGCGATAGCCGCTATTGCTATTCGTCTGGGGAAAATCCATGGGATGACAATCGCGCCCATCAATAGAACGGATTGTCATAATGGATTATCGGTCGGTGTGTATAATGAGGCTGACAAGCAGAATGGAATGCAATTGGGGCTGCTCAATATATCAGCTGCGCATAACGGCGTGTCGATCGGCATATGTAATCAAACTAATAAGCTTAAAGGCGTGCAGTTTGGTCTGATTAACATCGTGGAGAATAATCCTAAAGGCTTTCGCATGCTGCCTTTCTTTAACATGCACCTACGGTCGTAG
- a CDS encoding LA_2272 family surface repeat-containing protein, translating into MFDIIPIAMLKALYNFVLLACLCPLFSYGLYPSPVDTVPQLHLSVGSKKAGICFGNAPLYSGLRFNVVNSEVRRTNGLDVSVYNHDDKSDTEHTSNGISLAVIYNMVVISNGISIGGILNLIGTENGIAIGGIANILDKQNGISLSGMFTRVDTVNGLAISLCALTSMDFKKHNNRVNGVAIAGWLLNLSQVNGIALAAMNKSEVLRGVSIGVYNKSEKLRGIQVGLFNIAENNPRLFRRLPFFNMHLRK; encoded by the coding sequence ATGTTTGATATTATTCCTATAGCTATGCTCAAAGCGTTATACAACTTTGTATTGTTGGCCTGTTTGTGCCCGTTATTTTCTTATGGTCTTTACCCGTCTCCGGTCGATACCGTTCCGCAATTACATCTCAGTGTGGGAAGTAAAAAAGCAGGTATCTGTTTTGGCAATGCGCCACTTTACTCCGGACTCAGATTCAACGTTGTCAATAGTGAGGTCAGGCGTACCAACGGACTGGATGTAAGTGTGTATAATCACGATGACAAGTCTGATACCGAGCATACGAGTAATGGTATATCGTTGGCCGTTATTTACAATATGGTAGTAATAAGCAATGGTATCAGCATCGGAGGTATTTTAAATCTTATAGGTACTGAAAACGGGATAGCTATCGGAGGTATTGCGAATATTCTGGATAAACAGAACGGGATAAGCCTGAGCGGGATGTTCACAAGAGTGGATACCGTGAATGGATTGGCGATCTCCTTGTGTGCGTTGACGTCGATGGATTTTAAGAAGCATAACAATAGGGTCAATGGGGTAGCTATCGCGGGATGGTTGTTAAATCTTAGTCAGGTGAACGGCATTGCATTGGCTGCTATGAATAAATCAGAAGTACTTAGAGGGGTATCTATCGGCGTGTATAATAAATCTGAGAAACTGAGAGGTATACAGGTAGGACTGTTCAATATAGCGGAGAACAATCCGAGATTATTCAGGCGTTTACCGTTCTTTAACATGCATTTAAGGAAGTAG
- a CDS encoding SDR family NAD(P)-dependent oxidoreductase: MTNKIWFITGTSRGFGRVWAEAALKRGDKVAATARKLPSIADLKEKYGDNVLTLELDVTNAAQAHAAVTTAHAHFGRLDIVLNNAGYSLVGTIEEASADDVRAMYETNIFGALAVIQAALPLLRKQGSGHIIGTSSNLGHVTFPVIGYYASSKWAFEAIHESLAMEVKSFGINVTIIEPGAYATEFGSKDSLKFAAGLDVYTDFKNQFFGQLQQLERGDPNATPEALFKVVDAEQPPLRFFLGSNNLADVRAAYNERLATWEAWQDVAATAQGEKN; the protein is encoded by the coding sequence ATGACAAATAAGATCTGGTTTATAACAGGTACCTCAAGAGGTTTTGGAAGAGTATGGGCAGAAGCTGCATTAAAACGTGGAGACAAAGTCGCGGCTACTGCACGTAAGTTACCCAGCATTGCCGACCTGAAAGAAAAATACGGAGATAATGTGCTGACACTGGAACTGGATGTGACTAATGCCGCACAGGCACACGCTGCTGTAACCACTGCACATGCACACTTCGGCAGACTCGACATCGTATTGAACAACGCCGGCTATTCACTTGTTGGCACAATAGAAGAGGCCAGCGCTGATGACGTACGTGCCATGTATGAAACCAATATCTTTGGTGCCCTTGCCGTGATCCAGGCAGCCCTTCCGCTGCTGAGAAAACAAGGTAGCGGACATATCATTGGTACCTCCAGTAACCTGGGACATGTCACCTTTCCGGTGATTGGCTATTACGCTTCCTCCAAATGGGCTTTTGAAGCCATCCATGAAAGTCTTGCCATGGAAGTGAAATCGTTCGGTATCAATGTAACGATCATAGAGCCTGGCGCCTACGCAACGGAATTCGGCAGCAAGGATTCACTGAAATTTGCTGCCGGGCTTGATGTCTATACTGATTTCAAGAACCAGTTCTTCGGGCAATTGCAGCAATTGGAAAGAGGCGATCCGAATGCCACACCGGAGGCATTATTCAAGGTGGTAGATGCCGAACAACCACCATTAAGGTTCTTCCTCGGCAGTAACAACCTGGCTGACGTACGCGCTGCGTATAATGAGCGACTGGCCACATGGGAAGCATGGCAGGATGTAGCTGCTACGGCACAGGGAGAGAAGAATTAG
- a CDS encoding two-component regulator propeller domain-containing protein, with product MFHALSLAFFRFSGRCLTRSVMALRYAFLPVLTPACLPAFCQAPVLHFRHLTNEQGLSNSTVESIFQDSRGFMWFGTRDGLNKYDGYQVVVYRYSAEDSTSISDNYIKYIYEDRQQNLWVATQNGLNRFDARKNSFTRFRHKAGDPRSLGHNQVTCIYEDTKGRLWVGTDGGGLDLLDRKTGTFTHYRATPGGKDGLPDNRINGLWEDNKGTMLLATGKGVALFDGERDLFFSLPLPVIDTNAIRTIKGDDKGNLWIGTEEDGLFCFHPGTGAFDTYTHREQDPASLSTNQIRAILCDSKGHLWTGGINGGLDLLNQEQNTFYHYQNAPEYPRSLSQRTVSAIFEDKQGILWVGTHRGGINIYVPGAEKFPLYQQDVKQNSLSYNDVKAFCEDDQGRIWIGTDGGGLNLFDRKTQTFRHYQYNAFKKNTIGSNEVLSITQDRTGRLWIGTWGGGLNLYHPDNESFTRFLTNPSDQQSISSNYVQKVLEDRKGRLWVATYYGGVNIYDPEKKQFKRFTGSGGTALSGRNAVSMIEDPKGRIWIGTDDGGLNCYNPATGRITRYFTTGEKTPDLRVLFTDHKGRLWAGQYGLYLYNEAVDSFALYTSDAGLGTAFIKGIAEDKGGYFWISTAKGIISYHPEKHTFKTYNTGDGLQGLEFEANAYLQSRDGLLLFGGINGFNAFYPGQIHTNTFTPPVYITDLLVDNQRMLPGRKGSPLLKDISMTDKVSFNHTQTSFSFSFAVLDYSAPQNNQYAYKLDGWDRDWNYVGNERKAVYTNLNPGTYVFHVKATNSDGVWNEKDTAVIVVIHPPFWRTWWFMLLLSALILYIIYRILAFRRATELKKISEKKKEEVHQLKLQFFTNISHEFRTPLTLILGPLEKMIRDAKDSGQLHYFKLMQKNAYRLLDLVNEVMDFRKVESGVLQLKVMPANPTLFLEEIAEEFREWAVEKQIRFTVSTVNPPAEAWFDNQVLEKIIYNLLSNAFKYTPAGGEITLEMRGSMDGVQPSFPHELVLQNEYNAAQYLHIRLVDNGTGISKESISHLFERYFRVNENHLGSGIGLAFVKSLTFLHKGSIRVYSERKQGTEFIISVPFHKADYSEGERWIGDPAKTARQLESLISNQRYTIAPPVETEAVNETGTTAAATILIVDDNSELREFLKGALLPLYRIIEAADGQQGFEQAKAAMPDIIISDVMMPVMDGIAFCKLVKENLETSHIPFIMLTAKTALSSNIEGAASGADFYFGKPLSLELLLITIKNTLEQRKKSRERFLKDYFYEAKELVNSTKDKEFMETLLEKIDEHLMDPDFDISVLCSSMGMSKTNLYQKIKQLTGQSTGDFVRTIRLKKAAHIMSHEDVPLSEVILRIGIQTQSYFTKAFKKEFGKTPTQFLQELKP from the coding sequence ATGTTCCACGCTTTATCCCTGGCGTTTTTCCGCTTTTCCGGTCGTTGTCTGACACGTTCAGTCATGGCACTTCGCTATGCTTTTTTGCCGGTACTGACCCCGGCATGCCTGCCGGCATTTTGCCAGGCACCGGTGCTTCATTTCAGACATTTGACCAATGAACAGGGGCTGTCTAACAGCACGGTGGAGAGTATTTTCCAGGATAGCAGGGGCTTTATGTGGTTCGGTACCCGGGATGGGTTGAATAAATATGATGGTTATCAGGTAGTTGTCTATAGATACAGTGCGGAAGACAGCACCAGTATCAGCGACAATTATATTAAATACATCTATGAAGACCGCCAGCAGAACCTTTGGGTAGCTACTCAGAATGGGTTGAACCGCTTTGATGCCCGCAAGAACAGTTTCACCCGTTTCCGGCATAAAGCAGGTGATCCGCGAAGCCTGGGACACAACCAGGTGACTTGTATCTATGAGGATACGAAAGGTCGTTTGTGGGTAGGTACGGATGGCGGCGGACTTGACCTGCTGGATAGAAAAACGGGCACTTTTACCCATTACAGGGCCACACCAGGGGGCAAAGACGGTCTTCCTGACAACAGGATCAACGGGCTATGGGAAGATAATAAAGGGACTATGCTGCTAGCTACCGGAAAGGGAGTGGCATTATTCGACGGGGAGCGGGATCTTTTTTTCTCCCTTCCTCTTCCGGTGATAGATACCAACGCTATCCGGACGATCAAAGGAGATGATAAGGGAAATTTGTGGATAGGTACCGAAGAAGATGGACTTTTCTGTTTTCATCCCGGTACAGGCGCGTTTGATACCTATACCCACCGCGAACAGGATCCTGCCAGCCTGTCCACCAATCAGATCCGGGCTATCCTCTGTGACAGTAAAGGTCATCTCTGGACTGGCGGCATCAACGGAGGGCTTGATCTGCTTAACCAGGAACAAAATACATTTTATCATTATCAGAATGCACCGGAATATCCCAGAAGTTTATCTCAACGTACCGTATCCGCCATCTTTGAAGACAAACAAGGCATATTATGGGTAGGCACACACCGGGGTGGTATTAATATATATGTACCCGGCGCAGAGAAGTTCCCGCTGTATCAACAGGATGTCAAACAAAACAGCCTGAGCTACAATGATGTGAAGGCCTTTTGTGAGGATGATCAGGGACGTATCTGGATTGGCACAGATGGCGGTGGGCTGAACCTGTTCGATCGTAAAACGCAGACTTTCCGGCATTACCAATACAATGCATTTAAAAAGAACACCATCGGTTCCAATGAGGTGCTTAGTATCACCCAGGACAGGACCGGCCGGTTGTGGATAGGTACCTGGGGTGGTGGCCTTAATCTCTACCATCCGGACAATGAAAGTTTTACAAGGTTCCTGACCAATCCATCCGATCAGCAGAGCATCAGTTCCAATTATGTCCAGAAAGTGCTGGAAGACCGTAAAGGCCGGTTATGGGTCGCCACCTACTATGGCGGTGTCAATATCTATGATCCGGAGAAAAAGCAGTTTAAACGGTTTACAGGTAGCGGAGGCACCGCATTATCAGGCCGGAATGCCGTTTCCATGATCGAAGATCCTAAAGGACGTATCTGGATAGGTACGGATGATGGTGGATTGAATTGCTACAATCCGGCAACGGGGAGAATAACCCGGTACTTTACCACTGGCGAGAAAACGCCTGACCTGCGTGTACTGTTCACAGATCATAAAGGCAGGCTATGGGCCGGGCAGTACGGCCTGTATCTGTATAATGAGGCGGTTGACAGCTTTGCGCTATACACCAGTGACGCGGGATTGGGTACTGCCTTTATAAAAGGTATTGCTGAAGATAAAGGGGGATATTTCTGGATATCTACCGCTAAAGGCATTATCTCTTATCATCCCGAAAAACATACCTTCAAAACATATAACACCGGCGACGGACTGCAAGGTCTGGAGTTTGAAGCAAATGCCTATCTGCAAAGCCGGGACGGTTTATTATTATTCGGCGGTATCAATGGGTTTAACGCATTCTATCCCGGGCAGATCCACACCAACACCTTTACGCCGCCTGTTTATATTACCGATCTGCTGGTAGATAATCAGCGCATGTTGCCGGGTAGGAAAGGTTCTCCATTATTGAAAGATATCAGTATGACCGATAAGGTCAGTTTTAATCATACACAGACCTCATTTTCTTTCAGTTTTGCGGTACTGGATTATTCCGCACCGCAGAATAACCAGTATGCCTACAAACTGGACGGCTGGGACAGGGACTGGAATTACGTAGGCAATGAGAGGAAGGCGGTGTATACCAACCTGAATCCTGGTACCTATGTGTTCCATGTGAAAGCTACTAACAGCGACGGTGTATGGAATGAAAAAGATACTGCGGTCATCGTTGTCATTCACCCTCCCTTCTGGCGTACCTGGTGGTTTATGCTGTTGCTTTCTGCCCTGATATTATACATCATTTACCGCATTCTGGCGTTCCGCCGGGCCACTGAACTCAAAAAGATCAGTGAGAAGAAAAAGGAAGAAGTACATCAGCTCAAACTGCAATTCTTCACCAATATCTCGCACGAATTCCGTACCCCGCTGACACTGATATTAGGCCCGCTGGAAAAGATGATCAGGGATGCCAAAGACAGCGGACAACTGCATTATTTCAAACTGATGCAGAAAAATGCCTACCGTTTGCTTGACCTTGTGAATGAAGTGATGGACTTCCGGAAAGTAGAATCAGGCGTTTTACAGTTGAAGGTGATGCCCGCGAATCCCACGCTGTTCCTGGAAGAGATAGCCGAAGAGTTCAGGGAATGGGCCGTAGAAAAACAGATCCGTTTTACTGTCAGTACAGTCAATCCGCCGGCAGAAGCCTGGTTTGATAACCAGGTGCTGGAGAAGATCATTTACAATCTGCTCAGCAACGCATTTAAATACACGCCGGCAGGAGGGGAGATCACGCTGGAAATGCGGGGATCCATGGATGGCGTGCAACCATCATTTCCGCATGAACTGGTATTACAGAATGAGTACAACGCAGCGCAGTACCTGCATATCCGTCTGGTGGATAATGGCACAGGTATCTCGAAAGAGTCGATCAGTCATTTGTTTGAGCGCTACTTCCGTGTGAATGAAAATCATCTTGGATCAGGTATCGGACTGGCATTTGTGAAGAGCCTTACTTTTTTACATAAAGGCAGTATACGTGTGTACAGCGAACGTAAGCAGGGCACTGAATTCATTATCTCTGTTCCTTTTCATAAAGCCGATTACTCAGAAGGAGAAAGATGGATAGGCGACCCGGCGAAGACTGCCCGGCAACTGGAAAGCCTGATCTCTAATCAGCGTTACACCATTGCGCCGCCAGTCGAGACGGAAGCGGTCAACGAAACAGGTACTACAGCAGCAGCAACCATCCTGATCGTTGATGATAACAGTGAACTGCGCGAGTTCCTGAAAGGTGCTCTCTTACCATTGTACCGTATTATCGAAGCAGCCGACGGGCAGCAGGGATTCGAACAGGCAAAGGCAGCCATGCCGGATATTATCATCAGTGATGTGATGATGCCGGTGATGGATGGCATCGCCTTCTGTAAGCTGGTAAAGGAAAACCTGGAGACCAGCCATATTCCTTTTATCATGCTGACCGCTAAAACGGCATTGTCGTCCAATATCGAAGGCGCAGCATCCGGTGCCGATTTTTACTTCGGAAAACCTTTGAGTCTGGAACTACTGCTCATCACAATTAAGAATACACTGGAACAGCGAAAGAAATCGCGTGAACGTTTCCTGAAAGATTATTTCTATGAAGCCAAAGAACTGGTGAACTCCACGAAGGATAAAGAATTCATGGAGACCTTGCTGGAGAAGATAGACGAACACCTGATGGACCCTGATTTTGACATCAGTGTATTGTGCAGTAGTATGGGCATGAGTAAAACGAATCTCTATCAGAAAATAAAACAGCTTACGGGACAGTCTACAGGCGATTTTGTTCGCACTATCCGTTTGAAAAAGGCAGCGCATATTATGTCACATGAAGACGTGCCATTATCAGAAGTGATCCTGCGGATAGGTATTCAGACGCAGTCTTATTTCACCAAAGCATTTAAGAAAGAATTTGGTAAAACACCTACCCAGTTCCTGCAGGAACTAAAGCCATAA
- a CDS encoding SusC/RagA family TonB-linked outer membrane protein has translation MKISKRGFHGIIYLIVAMFFGLSAAAQQSVKGTLRSAAGEGIPGATIAVKKTGTVAIADSAGHFTIKALTGDTLVVSFVGFKKQEVRVPSSLTVHIILQESVSTLSDVVVIGYGTRSKKDLTGSIATVSSKDFQQGAITTPDQLVTGKVAGVVITPSSGAPGAGGTIRIRGGASLNASNNPLIVVDGVPLTSEGVSGVSNPLSLINPNDIETFNILKDASATAIYGNRASNGVIIITTKSGSSGKLKVTFNTVLSESVRRNAVDVLNGDQFRALIAEKGNDEEKALVGNATTDWQDQIFQKAFGGDYNLGLSGGIKRLPYRLSIGHTYQDGILKTSNIKRTSASLNLNPTFFDNTLKVTVNLKGVFQKSRFANEGAIGAAIGFDPTQPVYSSNKYGNFFEWLNPSTGIPIELATKNPLGQLMLNSSLSDVYRSIGNIKVDYTLPFLPALTATVNGGYDISKTEGNGFVPAYAALSYQRGGSMTQYSQRRKDKLFDFYLTYNKDLKALASKFDVTAGYSYQDFFRGSPAYPVRNANGDVINVPVADSSRNTLLSFFARANYTLLDRYLLTASFRRDGSSRFGPANHWGNFSSVAAAWKIKEEAFLKDVNLFSDLKVRVGYGVTGNQDIGLAYPFLPIYTQGANNVQYPFGNGPYYTYRAEAYDPNIRWEQTAAWNAGLDYGFLKNRITGTLDFYYKKTKDLLADIPTAAGANLSNHVLTNVGNIESKGVELAINATVIDKQQLSWKAGFNISYNENKILKLSNVSDSSSEGILTGGISGGTGNSIQINTVGYAPQTFYVYKQVYGPDGRPVEGVYEKPGEGSNMFYRYKSANPKLTMGFTSQFNYQQWDLSFVLRSNIGNYVYNNIRSAGGAYNSIRTSMGYMGNVNADYLNSGFSNSQYSSDYYVENASFLRMDNLSLGYNFGKILRNTATLRVNAIVQNVFVITKYSGLDPEIFGGIDNNPYPKPRIYSLGINIAY, from the coding sequence ATGAAAATTAGCAAACGGGGATTCCACGGTATCATCTATCTTATTGTTGCCATGTTCTTTGGGCTGTCAGCAGCTGCCCAGCAATCCGTAAAAGGGACGCTCCGGTCTGCCGCCGGGGAAGGTATCCCGGGGGCGACTATTGCAGTCAAAAAGACAGGCACTGTAGCTATTGCCGATTCTGCCGGCCACTTCACCATCAAAGCATTGACAGGCGATACCCTTGTCGTGAGCTTTGTGGGTTTCAAAAAGCAGGAAGTCAGGGTACCATCTTCCCTGACAGTACACATTATTTTGCAGGAGTCTGTCTCCACCCTGAGCGACGTGGTGGTGATCGGGTACGGTACCCGTTCCAAAAAAGACCTGACCGGGTCTATTGCCACCGTCAGCTCCAAAGATTTCCAGCAGGGAGCTATCACTACGCCCGACCAGCTGGTAACGGGTAAGGTGGCCGGGGTGGTCATCACCCCAAGCAGCGGCGCACCGGGTGCAGGTGGTACCATCAGGATCAGAGGAGGGGCTTCACTGAATGCCAGTAACAATCCGCTGATCGTTGTAGATGGAGTACCACTGACCAGCGAAGGCGTATCCGGCGTGTCCAATCCGCTCAGCCTGATCAATCCGAATGATATTGAGACATTCAATATCCTGAAGGACGCATCTGCCACTGCCATTTATGGTAACAGGGCCTCCAACGGAGTGATCATCATCACGACCAAGAGTGGGTCTTCCGGTAAACTGAAAGTGACCTTCAACACCGTCCTGTCTGAGTCTGTCAGAAGAAATGCCGTTGATGTGCTCAATGGCGACCAGTTCAGAGCGCTGATCGCGGAAAAAGGTAATGACGAAGAGAAGGCCCTGGTAGGTAATGCTACTACCGACTGGCAGGATCAAATATTCCAGAAGGCTTTCGGTGGTGACTATAACCTGGGTCTGTCCGGCGGTATCAAACGCCTGCCTTACCGCCTGTCTATCGGTCATACTTACCAGGATGGTATCCTGAAGACCAGCAACATCAAAAGGACTTCGGCTTCCCTGAACCTAAACCCGACCTTTTTTGACAACACCCTGAAAGTGACCGTCAATCTGAAAGGGGTATTCCAGAAATCAAGGTTTGCCAATGAGGGTGCGATCGGTGCTGCTATCGGATTCGATCCTACTCAGCCGGTGTATTCCAGCAATAAGTATGGCAACTTCTTCGAATGGCTGAACCCTTCTACAGGTATTCCAATAGAGCTGGCCACCAAGAACCCGCTGGGTCAGCTGATGCTGAACTCCAGCCTGAGTGACGTCTACAGGAGCATTGGTAATATCAAGGTGGATTACACCCTGCCATTCCTGCCGGCACTGACGGCGACAGTAAATGGTGGCTATGACATCTCCAAAACTGAGGGGAATGGATTTGTACCGGCTTACGCCGCGCTGTCCTACCAGAGAGGCGGGTCCATGACACAGTATTCGCAGAGAAGAAAAGACAAGCTCTTTGACTTCTACCTAACATACAACAAGGACCTGAAGGCATTGGCCAGCAAGTTTGATGTCACTGCCGGTTACTCCTACCAGGACTTTTTCCGGGGCAGCCCTGCCTATCCGGTAAGAAATGCCAACGGTGATGTGATCAATGTGCCGGTAGCAGATTCCAGCCGTAACACGCTCCTCTCCTTCTTCGCACGCGCCAACTATACGTTGCTGGACCGTTACCTGCTGACCGCCTCTTTCCGTCGTGATGGTTCTTCCCGCTTTGGTCCGGCCAATCACTGGGGTAACTTCTCCTCTGTGGCGGCTGCATGGAAGATCAAGGAAGAAGCCTTCCTGAAAGACGTGAACCTGTTCTCCGACCTGAAAGTACGTGTAGGTTATGGTGTGACTGGCAACCAGGATATTGGCCTGGCGTATCCGTTCCTCCCTATCTATACACAGGGGGCCAACAACGTACAATATCCATTCGGCAACGGTCCTTACTATACCTATCGTGCGGAAGCATATGATCCTAATATCAGATGGGAGCAGACGGCTGCCTGGAACGCTGGCTTAGACTACGGTTTCCTTAAAAACAGGATCACGGGTACCCTGGATTTCTATTATAAGAAAACCAAAGATCTCCTGGCAGATATTCCAACGGCCGCGGGTGCGAACCTGAGTAACCATGTGCTGACCAATGTCGGTAACATCGAAAGTAAAGGTGTGGAACTGGCGATCAATGCGACAGTGATCGACAAACAGCAACTGTCATGGAAAGCAGGCTTCAACATCAGCTATAATGAGAACAAGATCCTGAAACTGTCTAATGTATCCGACTCCAGTTCTGAAGGCATCCTGACAGGTGGTATCTCCGGTGGTACCGGTAATAGTATTCAGATCAATACGGTCGGTTATGCACCGCAGACCTTCTATGTATATAAACAGGTGTACGGCCCTGATGGCAGACCGGTAGAAGGTGTCTACGAAAAACCAGGGGAAGGCAGCAACATGTTCTACAGATATAAATCTGCCAACCCTAAACTGACCATGGGCTTTACCTCACAGTTCAATTACCAGCAGTGGGACCTGTCTTTCGTATTGCGCAGTAACATCGGCAACTATGTATACAACAACATCCGTTCAGCCGGTGGCGCATACAACAGTATCCGTACATCTATGGGTTACATGGGTAATGTCAATGCCGACTACCTGAACTCCGGATTCAGCAACAGCCAGTACTCTTCCGATTACTATGTGGAGAACGCGTCTTTCCTGAGAATGGACAACCTGTCGCTGGGATATAATTTCGGTAAGATCCTCCGTAATACAGCTACGCTGCGTGTAAATGCGATCGTACAGAACGTATTTGTGATCACTAAATACAGTGGTCTGGATCCTGAGATCTTCGGTGGTATTGACAACAATCCTTATCCGAAACCACGCATCTATTCTCTGGGTATCAACATCGCTTATTAA